One Prunus dulcis chromosome 8, ALMONDv2, whole genome shotgun sequence DNA window includes the following coding sequences:
- the LOC117638303 gene encoding monooxygenase 1-like, translating to MEVAEEIEIAIVGGGICGLATALALHRKGLRSVVLERSESLRATGAGITIRTNGWRALDELGVASKLRQTAMPLQGARDICLNSGKQREIPLGGGETRCLKRMDLITALAESLPRGTIRLGCQALSVRLDSSTSSPSLHLQNGSSIKAKVLIGCDGTNSVVADFLDLKPSKLFSLSEVRGFTMYPSGHNFGNQFVQVKGDKCTVGRMPIHNKLVYWFVTQKVMYGRGGKFLILLYNTKSITIGIPSTPAYYDFGICIAYRVNIIFHISRQNGQTTYFCC from the exons ATGGAAGTAGCTGAAGAGATAGAGATTGCCATAGTTGGTGGTGGAATCTGCGGCCTTGCAACTGCCCTTGCTCTTCATAG GAAGGGTTTGAGGAGTGTGGTGTTGGAAAGATCAGAATCCCTGCGTGCCACCGGGGCAGGAATCACCATTCGAACAAATGGTTGGCGAGCTTTGGATGAACTTGGTGTGGCCTCAAAGCTCAGACAGACTGCCATGCCGCTTCAAGG GGCTAGAGACATATGCCTCAATAGTGGGAAGCAACGAGAAATACCGCTTGG aGGTGGGGAAACAAGATGCCTGAAACGGATGGATCTGATCACAGCACTAGCAGAGAGCTTGCCACGTGGCACCATACGCCTTGGATGCCAAGCACTCTCTGTTAGGTTAGACTCATCAACTTCCAGTCCAAGTCTTCATCTCCAGAATGGAAGCTCCATCAAAGCCAAG GTTTTGATTGGATGTGATGGAACCAACTCAGTCGTTGCGGATTTTCTTGACCTAAAACCATCAAAGCTCTTCTCATTATCGGAGGTTAGAGGTTTTACAATGTATCCAAGTGGTCATAATTTTGGGAACCAGTTTGTCCAAGTTAAGGGTGACAAGTGCACAGTTGGAAGAATGCCCATTCATAATAAATTGGTTTATTGGTTCGTCACTCAGAAAGTCATGTATGGTAGAGGAGGTAAATTCTTGATTCTTCTCTACAACacaaaatcaattacaattgggATTCCTTCCACTCCAGCTTACTATGATTTTGGAATATGCATCGCATATAGAGTGAATATAATCTTTCATATTTCTAGGCAAAATGGCCAAACtacatatttttgttgttga
- the LOC117638304 gene encoding uncharacterized protein LOC117638304 yields MAGSGSSEVRTPIFSGENYEFWRIKMVTIFKSLGIWSLVEKGISTLDSKKKMTKVEESSEEEADAEMFAVLMKDAKALGIIQNAVSDQIFPRIANADSSQMAWNLLYSEYHGGDQVRSVKLQNLRREFEYMRMREGEQLTAYLTQLNELINQMKTFGEVLSNERLVQKVLISLSRVYDPICLVIENTKSLETIELQEVIAILKSQEQRFDMHNVDIAEKAFGSFSVDTKGQNKNSTQTGSTKSQKNWKSNNKPWESRQKPQQVDIRANLSAISVIDLDIGLH; encoded by the exons ATGGCTGGATCTGGAAGTTCAGAAGTAAGAACTCCGATCTTCTCCGGTGAGAACTACGAGTTCTGGAGGATTAAGATGGTGACGATCTTCAAATCTCTTGGGATATGGAGTTTGGTAGAAAAGGGGATTTCAACCCTTGattcgaagaagaagatgacgaAAGTTGAAGAATCATCGGAAGAAGAAGCTGATGCAGAGATGTTTGCTGTGCTCATGAAGGACGCAAAGGCTCTGGGCATTATACAAAACGCAGTTTCTGACCAGATCTTCCCTCGGATTGCAAATGCCGACTCATCTCAAATGGCATGGAATCTACTCTACAGTGAGTACCACGGTGGTGATCAGGTCAGATCTGTAAAACTTCAGAATCTCAGACGGGAATTTGAGTATATGAGAATGCGTGAAGGTGAACAACTAACTGCATATCTTACTCAATTAAATGAATTgataaatcaaatgaaaacgtTTGGAGAAGTGTTATCAAATGAGAGGCTGGTTCAAAAGGTGTTAATCAGTCTTAGTAGAGTGTATGATCCCATCTGTTTGGTGATTGAAAATACAAAGAGTTTGGAGACTATTGAATTGCAGGAGGTTATTGCAATATTGAAGAGTCAAGAGCAACGTTTTGACATGCATAATGTGGACATAGCTGAGAAGGCATTTGGCTCTTTCTCAGTCGATACAAAAGGGCAGAACAAGAATAGTACTCAAACTGGTTCTACTAAGTCTCAGAAGAATTGGAAGTCTAACAACAAACCATGGGAGTCTAGACAGAAGCCACAGCAAGTTG ATATAAGGGCCAATCTAAGTGCTATAAGTGTGATAGATTTGGACATTGGGCtacactag